A region of Zerene cesonia ecotype Mississippi unplaced genomic scaffold, Zerene_cesonia_1.1 Zces_u002, whole genome shotgun sequence DNA encodes the following proteins:
- the LOC119838391 gene encoding U-scoloptoxin(05)-Sm1a isoform X1, translated as MNWLIFVVCLTTIKSGYSIECYQCNSTGDMECGDGLMNLDGGILRATPCDQVYNAQYCIKEIGGIGTKRFCSSLDLGNQCKYVQQPGDKLEYRTCIYTCTTDGCNSSVKTKLSAVLLMFALILSVYDLLGQFYQ; from the exons atgaattgGTTGATATTTGTAGTATGTTTGACCACAATAAAGTCAG GTTATTCCATCGAGTGCTACCAGTGTAACTCAACGGGTGATATGGAATGTGGGGATGGGTTAATGAATTTGGATGGTGGCATCCTGAGAGCCACACCCTGTGACCAAGTTTACAATGCTCAGTATTGCATCAAGGAAATAG gtGGTATTGGTACAAAGAGGTTTTGTTCGTCACTGGATTTAGGTAACCAATGTAAATATGTCCAACAGCCTGGAGACAAACTAGAGTATAGAACATGTATCTATACATGTACAACTGATGGATGCAATAGCAGTGTAAAGACAAAACTATCAGCTGTTTTGCTGATGTTCGCTCTTATTTTAAGTGTGTATGATTTATTGGGCCAGTTCTACCAATAG
- the LOC119838391 gene encoding U-scoloptoxin(05)-Er1a isoform X2: MNWLIFVVCLTTIKSVYSINCYQCSGTDSNDPFQCNEYLDSESSLVPTDCSLIHNAQFCIKHVGRFEGYSIECYQCNSTGDMECGDGLMNLDGGILRATPCDQVYNAQYCIKEIGGIGTKRFCSSLDLGNQCKYVQQPGDKLEYRTCIYTCTTDGCNSSVKTKLSAVLLMFALILSVYDLLGQFYQ, from the exons atgaattgGTTGATATTTGTAGTATGTTTGACCACAATAAAGTCAG tttattctataaattgtTACCAATGTTCTGGTACCGATTCAAATGATCCGTTTCAATGCAACGAATATTTAGATTCAGAGTCAAGTTTAGTGCCTACAGATTGTTCTCTAATTCATAATGCGCAATTTTGCATTAAACATGTAGGAAGATTTGAAG GTTATTCCATCGAGTGCTACCAGTGTAACTCAACGGGTGATATGGAATGTGGGGATGGGTTAATGAATTTGGATGGTGGCATCCTGAGAGCCACACCCTGTGACCAAGTTTACAATGCTCAGTATTGCATCAAGGAAATAG gtGGTATTGGTACAAAGAGGTTTTGTTCGTCACTGGATTTAGGTAACCAATGTAAATATGTCCAACAGCCTGGAGACAAACTAGAGTATAGAACATGTATCTATACATGTACAACTGATGGATGCAATAGCAGTGTAAAGACAAAACTATCAGCTGTTTTGCTGATGTTCGCTCTTATTTTAAGTGTGTATGATTTATTGGGCCAGTTCTACCAATAG